A stretch of the Phycodurus eques isolate BA_2022a chromosome 15, UOR_Pequ_1.1, whole genome shotgun sequence genome encodes the following:
- the LOC133413293 gene encoding guanine nucleotide-binding protein G(q) subunit alpha-like — protein MTLMAVGACCLNPEAKEARRINDEIERQLRRDKRDSRREYKLLLLGTGESGKSTFIKQMRIIHGRGYSDEDKRAFTRLVYQNIFTAMQAMIQAMKMLRIPYKYQYNKANASTVCEVNVETVTTFTKEYGDAIRSLWADPGVQECYSRKREYQLSDSAKYYLNDLDRIADAAYLPSQQDVLRVRVPTTGIIEYPFDLENMVFRMVDVGGQRSERRKWIHCFEKVTSIMFLVALSEYDQVLVESAHENRMEESMALFRTIITYEWFEESSVILFLNKIDLLEEKIMQSHLVDYFPEYNGPQGDVKAGQEFILNMFVNLHPNRKKLIYYHFTCATDTDNIRFVFHAVKDHILQGNLEDYNLV, from the exons ATGACCCTGATGGCGGTGGGGGCTTGCTGCCTCAACCCGGAGGCCAAAGAGGCTCGGAGGATCAACGACGAGATCGAAAGGCAGCTACGCCGCGACAAGAGGGACTCGAGACGGGAATACAAGCTTCTTTTGCTCG GGACCGGCGAGAGCGGTAAGAGCACCTTCATCAAGCAAATGAGGATCATCCACGGCCGAGGCTACTCTGACGAGGACAAGCGTGCCTTCACCAGGCTGGTGTACCAGAACATTTTCACCGCTATGCAGGCCATGATCCAGGCCATGAAGATGCTGCGGATCCCCTACAAGTACCAATACAATAAG GCCAACGCCAGTACTGTCTGTGAGGTGAACGTGGAGACGGTGACGACGTTTACAAAAGAGTACGGAGACGCCATCAGGAGCCTGTGGGCCGACCCGGGGGTCCAGGAATGTTACAGTCGCAAGAGAGAATACCAGCTCTCCGACTCGGCCAAATA CTACTTGAACGACTTGGACCGCATCGCCGACGCCGCGTACCTGCCGTCGCAGCAGGATGTGCTGCGGGTCAGGGTGCCCACCACGGGCATCATTGAGTACCCCTTCGACCTGGAGAACATGGTGTTCAG GATGGTGGACGTGGGCGGGCAGCGCTCGGAGAGGAGGAAGTGGATCCACTGTTTCGAGAAAGTCACATCCATCATGTTCCTGGTGGCGCTCAGCGAGTACGACCAAGTGCTGGTGGAGTCGGCACACGAG AACCGTATGGAGGAGAGCATGGCCTTGTTCCGGACAATCATCACCTACGAGTGGTTCGAAGAGTCCTCGGTCATCTTGTTCCTCAACAAGATTGATTTGCTGGAGGAGAAAATAATGCAATCGCATTTGGTTGACTACTTTCCTGAATATAATG GTCCGCAGGGGGACGTGAAGGCGGGCCAGGAATTCATCCTGAACATGTTCGTCAACCTGCACCCCAACCGCAAGAAGCTCATCTACTACCATTTCACCTGCGCCACCGACACCGACAACATCCGATTCGTCTTCCACGCCGTCAAAGACCACATCCTGCAGGGCAACCTCGAAGACTACAACCTGGTGTGA